The Gossypium arboreum isolate Shixiya-1 chromosome 2, ASM2569848v2, whole genome shotgun sequence region AAAATTTGAATTTTTCCAAAGCAATCTTGAAACTTCCACATAAAATATCTGAGTATTTTCTATTGTGTTCAATTTTCGGTATGGTTTTTTCTCAGTTACTCTTTCAGTGTTTAGATCAATCAAATAATACTCGGAAGACATTAGTTCTTGCTTTAGGCAGAATTGATATTGTGCTGTTTGCTTTTTGTTgtctctcctttttctttttctttttttggtgtATTCTAATGATAGCTATGATGGAAATGAAGACTTCagcaatgttttttttttttttttggtaagaaGGTAAATTGGGAAAGAGGAAAAGGAGAAAGAGAacatgaaaaaagaaaagaattaaaaaatacaattttattttttagttaaatgaaattttaataaatatattttaagctAAAAATAATTCAagtaaattttttatgaaaatataaaaatcagtACGTGGCATTTCTTTTTAATGTCTTGAAAAATTAGATCAAAAACCATAACGAAGCAATGTACATTATATAcaaaaaaggataaaaaaaagtttaaattgtAAAGTGAAAAATGGGTAAATTTCAGAGCACAAATCGTGAAATAAGTTATATTCGCATCTACACTAAAGAAAAACTACTAAATACCATTTCAGAATTTACGGGTCAAatcgaaatttaaaaaaaaaaaattgtaatcaGATGTTCCTTTAGATATTTACAAATTGGGCGTGCCAAAAGTAAGGTTCATAGTAACACATGGACCCACATACATAGTAAAACAATGCCTTTAATATAAGAAGCGGTAGGGGGTTGAAGAACATACGTTTCAGAGAGAAATAGGAAAGAAGAGAAGGGAAAAGCCAAAACCTTGCCCTTGCATTTCTCATGAACTGTGGAGTCGTCTTGGGTTTCTATTGTTGGGGTTGGGAGTTCTTAACTGCCCTTCTTCTCTTCTCCCCTTATCCTTGAATTAATTTCTTCttcgttttatttaattttacacAATACTTATTATATAGATTTCACTTTCTGTATTAGTATGGAATCTGTGATGGGAAGTGATAATAACAAAGGTTTGTTAGAATATGTAAGGAAATCAACACCACCACCATTTTTGTTGAAGACTTACATGTTAGTGGAGGATCCGATCACCAATGATGTTATATCGTGGAACGCAGACGGGTCAGGTTTTGTCGTGTGGCAGCCGGCGGAGTTTGCCCGTGATCTCCTCCCAACACTTTTCAAGCATAGCAATTTCTCTAGCTTTGTCCGCCAGCTTAATACTTACGTAAGTAGTTTTTTCTTGTTCCTTTTCCTTGATGTTTGATGCTCGTGtcataaatttcttttaacaTCGGTTTTTATCATTTAGGTTGAGTTGACTTGGTTTTCAGAATCAATAATTCAAGTTTATCctttttaacataaaaattttagTTCCAGTAGACTCctcaataatttatatttttattctagtccctcaacaaattttttcttcacCTAGGTATTATCATTTAAAAGAAAATGTACTTAGATATACCATACGTAAAGATGTGTTAAGATACTTTGCAGTTGGTGACTTGTTTGGTTGTTGCTGGTTTTTTGATGGCTGTTGTTTTTATGTGTTGTGTTCTGTCGGTTGTGCTAGACATTTGAGGCATAGATTTTAGTCAAAtgtgcaaaaagaaaaaaaaactttgagGCTCTTTTACTATTTTTGACTAAAGCTCGACTCTAAAAAGCACGTTGGGGGTCTAACCTAATAAAATAAAACGTTTTATGGATGCGTTCGGTgccttttaattttaatttaatcatatctGGATATGTTTTTACCGATTTTCTATAGTTTTCCCAAAAGAATTTTTTGATTAGACAAAAATAtgcatataaaagaaataattatgaATCTAAAGTTTAATTCATATATGCAATTATAGTAAGCTAAGTACCAAATTCTAACATTGACTCATGTACCTATATGTGAATAAAAGTTTGTCACACGGTAAAGAAAATGTATTATTTTGCATCAATTTATTGGTttcattaatttacttttttttttgaaaatattcaatCATATATGTTTCAATTAATTCCTActtaaattttgacaattttcgTATTCATATCCTTTTGTGTATTTCTTAAGTTATATTCagattattttataactttaagCAAGTTAATAATTTGTAttgtataaatatacatatttatttcattttgttaagttcatgtttttattttgatgttgCATTGTGTTTATACTGTTCACGGTGTCTAGAGttactagatctactcttaattttatattttgagatttTATTTTAGTGGTAAACTAGTAATTTCTCGAGTCTATGGATCCCGCATAGCATGCATGATGGCCATATTATATCCAAACTATATGCTTAATAAGTATTGGCCAAAACAAATTATTAGTAAATGTACCTTGCATATATTTATTTGTCCGTAGGGATTTCGGAAAGTTGCAACTAGTCGATGGGAATTTAGCAACGAAATGTTTCGAAAGGGCGAAGGAGAGCTACTTTCCCAAATCCGAAGAAGAAAATCATGGGCAAATAGGCAACAGAACAGTGCAATAGCTCAAGCGTCATCACCATTGGAGTGTGAGGAAGATCAAAGGTCTTCGTCAACTTGTTCATCGTCGGGATTCAACAACCTAATGGACGAAAATAAGCGTTTGAGGAAGGAAAATGGGGCATTGAACTGGGAGCTGACAAGCATGAAAAGCAAATTTAAGGAACTTCTTGATTTGGTGGCTAATTATGCACAGTTCGAGAAAGAAAAAGATGACGATGAAAGCCCTATGTTGTTTGGAGTGAAGTTGGAAATTGAAGGGGATAGCGAGAGGAAGAGGAAGAGAGATGAGATCAGTGAAAGCGCAAGCGTTTTGCTATCTCAAGCCTGCAAATAATTACTATATACTTATCTATTGATGGTAAATTATGGTGTTATATATTAAAaagtttaattatttataaatcatTTTTAAGGTTTTAGGTGatttattattaacatataaatttATACATTGATAATTTTCAACCAAAAACATTCGTTACCTTCTATTACTATTAAAATTTTAGCTGTTGCCTAAGAAAATTTAAGAATGTTTATTTTTCTTCCTTTACCATTAAACTTAATAGCAATGGTTCTTCTCTTGGTAATTCGAGTTTAATAGGAGCTGGTGCTTTGATCCAAAACCATGAGAGAAAACAGATTACGAGCTCTCATTTTTTTCTCTTGGTATTACTTCGAATATGGTTTTTGGGTTACTTCTTGGATTCATTTGAACATTGATGAATTAATTGTTTATGTTGATGCAACTGCTCTCAGTAGTCTTCTCAAGAAGCTTATTGCTTTATCCTAGTGTTGATGTTTCCAAGACCTTATTGAGGACCTTTTAGAATAATTGTGCTCTTCATGTTTGTTGAGAAGGCAACCACTGTGCCGATGCTATTGCTTGTAGAACTAGGTTTTCTAGGAACTAATGAGAAATATACCGTGTTTTGTATTGGTAGAGATTGCAAGTCCTCCTTTGTATCGAATCTTTATATAAGTTATGCTATGCTACTTTATTGATAAAAAAGTACAAAGATTATTTAAGCCGTACGGTTTCGTTGCTGAAAGACAAGCCATATTCATGGTGGGATAGTTTGACTACAATGACATCCAATGATTATATTAACTGGGACTTCTTTTAGATAGAATTTAGGAAGAAATATGTTAATCAATTGTTCCTagacaagaaaaagaaagaatttcttgatTTGGAACAGGGGAATCAATCAATAGTCGAGTATCAACGGGAGTTTGTACAATTAAACAAGAGTATGCCTATAATATCGTATCaaatgaagaatatatgtgcattaaaTTTGAAATGGCTTGAACGATGAAATTTGGATGTCTGTTGCAGCATTGAAATTACGTAAATTTTGTACAACTCTTAGAACGAGctcaaaaaattgaaaaaatctgCAAAAGTAAACGACAATCTAATTTGAGATCCCTAGATTTCAACAAATGAAGGTTATCTAAATCAGCTCGAACTTTTCTGTCAAAGAAGTTTAGAAATGATGCAAATCGATCAACTACTCCTTTAGAGTTTACTGGTAGAGATAGACCAAGAAAGAGTAACTTGAAATCTGTTAATTCATCGGCTGCTATTGTTGGTTGCGTGAGAAATGTTAAGAAGATTGTTTTTGAGGAATGCGAAAAAAAGGCATTTTGGCAAATGTCGATCTAAGTTAAGAACCTATTTTCAGTGTGGATTTCCTGATCATTTTTTCAAGAACTGTCCAAAGCGTCATGGTGATTTGGGAAATCAATCTACAAAGCTTGAAGCTACATCACAGAGAGGCATAAGGCTGGGAAACGATAAGAATGCTATTGCTGGTCGAGGAAAGGCTAGATATACAGCTGATCGTTCTAAAGCTAGAGCACCTATTAGAGCATACGTAAAGAGCTCGAGAAGAAGCTTTTACCCCGAATGTTATTGctggtactttctctctttttgatATTGATGTatatgcattgattgaccctgggtcAACACACTCTTATATATGCACTGCATTAGTAGACAATGAGAAATTACCTGTTGTGTCAACTGAGTAAACTGTTAAAATAATAAATCCACTTGGTCAGTGTGTTTTAGTTAATTAGATTTGCAAATTATGTCCACTGAAAGTTCAAGGTTATGACTTTCCTGCtaatttgatgctattaccatttgatgaatttgatcttattttgggaatgggttGGTTGTCTGAACATGACGCGATGGTAAGTTGTCGAAGAAAACAAGTTAGCTTGAAACATATAAGTGGTGAATTTATTTGTGTTAAGGAAAATGGGACCAATTGTCTGACAAACATGATTTCAGCAATTTCAGCTCATAAGCTGACCAGAAAAGGGTGcaaagcttatttggcatatattATCGATTTGAAAGTGGCAGAATCCAAAATCGATCAAGTACCGATAGTTAGAGAATATGTTGATGTTTTCCCTAAAGAATTGATTGGGTTACCACAGATTCAAGAAGTTGAATTTGTAATTGAATCAAGTCAATCTCaagaataaatatttttttaccttGGGTTGATTATTTTTCGATCAGTTGAAGTGAGCTACGATATTTTCAAATATTGATTGTGATTTGGATATTACCAGTTGCAAGTTAAGGATCCTGATGTATCGAAAATTGCATTCAGAATTCAATACAATCAttacgaatttttagtgatgccatttcATTTGACTAACGCTCTTGcaacattcatggatttgattacTCGAGTATTTTagccgtatttagatcgattttttgtagtattcattgatgatattctgaatTATTCGTTGAATGAGTCAGATTATGTCAAgaatttgagaattgtgttgcaaactctGCGTGAAAAATAACTTTATGCGAAATTAAAAAAATGGGAATTTTGATTGCGAGAggtttggatttttgggtcatgttATCCCTGTTAATGGTATCTGTGTTGATCTGAATAAAATATATGCGATTGTTGATTGGAAAGTTCTAAAGAATGTTTCTGAGGTTCGTAGTTTGTTAGGGCTTAGCGGGATGTTATCAGTGTTTTGTCAAAAACTTCTCCATTATAGCATCCCCGATAACTAAACTGTTGCCAAAAGATGTTAATTTTAtctggactgataaatgtcagaaTAGTTTTGAGCAATTGAATAATCTATTAACTAAAGCTCTAGTTTTGACTCAACCTAAAACTGGGAAAGAATTTATCATTTATAATGACACATCCCTTTGTGGTCTAGGTTGTGATTTGATGCAGAGCGGTAAAGTGATTGCGCTTGAAGacaattgaagcctcacgagcAGAACTATCCAACatatgacttagagttggctgtTATGGTTTTTACTTTAAAGatctggagacattatttatacggtgagaaatgtcatatttttaccgatcataaaagcttgaaaaacTTGATGaatcagaaatatttgaatttgcgtCAGTGTAGATGGCTTGAgttactaaaagattatgatttagTAATTTACTATCATCCCAggaaagctaatgttgttgctgatgctttgagtcaaaaatctttgtttgctctgAAATCTATGAATGCAAACTTAATGTTGGAACGTGATGGTTCTATTTTGGCGGAATTGATAGAAAAGCtgatatttttatcaaatattcaagaactttagaaaaatgaTCCAAATTTATAGTCGAAGCTTGAATTAGTGAAAAGCAGTCAGAAATCTGATTTTCATATAGGGAATGATGATTGTTTATATTTTCTAGATCAAATTTGTGTACCGAACGATTCTGAGTTAAAGCGAGAATTGTTGAACGAAGCACATAATAGTGTTTTTTTGATTCACCCTAggaatacaaaaatatataatgatctgaaacaacattattggtggccTAGAATGAAACGTGAAATAACAAAATTTGTAGCCAGATGAAAGCTGAGCACCAAGTTCCGTTGGGATTGTTGCAACCGataatgattcctgagtggatgtgggaacgagtcacgatagATTTTTATTtcagggttacctttgactctgaAAAGAAAGACTCGATCTGGGTTATCGTGGACAGATTAATGAAAACAACTCATTTTATTCTTGTTCGAGCTGAATATTCACTTACAAAACAAATAAACATCCATTTAGCATATGTTTTCTCAATTCAAGCCTTCattattcaatctcaatcaatttgtccctaatacaagcctacaagGCTCTAAACATACTTTAAGAAGGATTcggagactaaaccgataacttaagaaacttttacaaaacttttaattttttttttgttaaaacatGAAACACATGCCAATGTGGCCCGACACACAGCCACCAGACAAGCCCGTGTCACAGGCAGtctggacattcaaaatgggggCAGATGGCCATATCCTAGCCTGtgtctgaccccatgtaactctctgacttgggtcacacgacctacacacacaaccgtgtggctagcccatgtgccctaaaaatggccacacacgcccgtgtgccaggccttgTGCTAGGCTGTGGCAGGCTgttgctaggccgtgccaaacctatagggtatactaacttatgccacaaggccaagtcacacgcccgtgtgtgaggccgtgtggagcatactgacttaatttcaGAATTAACACCAGGTGACACATGGCTGTGTacttgaccatgtgtcacacacggctaagatacACGCCTCTGTCTCTgctcgtgtagacaaaataagctatttactaagccaatttgccacccaaacttaggCACACCTACACAACTAATATGGCACATAGCATAGCATCAATAAGCATAAATTTCAATTCCAAATCAAGCATAACTTATACCTTTTCAACCACCaatcaatacaaaacataaataccaCATTCTGCCTTCCAAAATTCATACCAAACCTTATCTTCCCAAATCAACAAAATGACCATtaacaaatatgcattatttgatCTATACtctcaaaattttcaaccattcaTTTACCTAGAACCACAAGTataccaatctcaaattcaaccAATAGCTACTCCAACTAATAATCCATAATTAACCCTTCTACAAGCAATATAAACCACAACACAAAATGGCATTAGCACACCTATATACATACATCACCAACCAAACCCAATAAGTCAACTAACGTAGCCATATACAACATTATAAACACAACTTTTATaagccaacacaaatggccaaatTCCTAACAACACCAATACCAAAAAGACCAagttcttatacatgccatatactaaaaataccaaagttcataagTACCAaaagataggtggatagtgtgaagcgatctcgGGCAATCCCCTAATCCGAGCTAACTTTGATAACATTATAAAACacaggaaaaataaacaaagtaagctttaaagcttagtaagctcatatgaaataaaTTCGATAATAatcataaacatataattcaacaatTGAATATAGATACATATATTTACATAAACTAACAAACCTTTTTATTTCTCATTCACAAAGTTATATATTATCTTTAACATTTCTTGGATTCATAGCTAATATGGTATATGCACATACCTATACTGTCTCTTAATGATCTTATACCATTCTCATCTTtcatttacctgttgaaccattcggaataaaaGTCGGATACTTAAgggtctcacacgataagtaTCTATGCCATTGCCTGTAGCCAAATTAAGGTAACTTATCTAAAAtactaatatcatggcccaaagccaaatcagctgATATGCATGACCTGAAGCCAAATCAGTATACCTCACACCcaaagtgctatatcatggcccgaagccaaatcaatataTCCCCTAATGAcctgtcactagcatcctaaactattcctaaggttcaaccgggattttgaaTGTTGAATCAACGTCGAAGCACTACCGTTCATATCCTCAGTCTCGTATTcgtaatttatgcaatatcaaagtatATGgaatacatttgtattgaaatttatcacatacgaacttacctaggatgtgtAAACGACAAAatgagtcgattagtcgataactttatcttttttcTGATACAAGTCCGTATTTCTCCTattttgatctaaatataatcaaaattaacttatttaatcatctctctattcaatttagtccaaaacacactttaaaacacatttacacttttgcccctaatattttacattttttacagtttagtccttatttcataaaatcaaaaattaatgaaattcacaataaacccattgcagcccatatttttcatttatttcacattttaaccactaactttacatatttctcaatttaatccctattttgtatttacactaaaaatcactttataaaattgtataattcataataaatattcataatctatcatcaaacatcaaactcatacatattcatcagtgacttctttcaaaatctttaacaattttgcaaaatagcccctggtctagctagacctagctgcaacaatctcaaaaacgtagaaatcattaaaaacggagtcaaaaataacatataattaagcAAGAACAatggctgaaagtttcaagctaTTTCCATGgctttttcttcttcaaattttCGACTAGATGAAATATGGAGACTATTTtgtcattttgttttatttattttatgtttaattaccaaattaaaaatataaccttaatgaatattttttatttcactACATGCCAAACCATTATCATCCATTAACTCACTAATGGGTTAATTATCACtgaaggaccttaactttaaggttttatagctaatagatacctttaactattagaacagtacttttgcactttacgcgatttagtcctttttatcgaattggctaaccaaacgataaaatttctaaacggaactttcacaaaattacatattcatgctgtaaacattagaataatagtaaaataaatatttcaacctcagatttatggtctcaaaattACTGTTCCAATCTGaccaaaaatgggttgttacaactctcccccctttgggattttcgtccccgaaaatcttaccagtgaaaaagttagggtactgttttctcatagcttcctcaggctaCCACGTACCTTCTTCAACACTGTGAcgttgccacaatactttcactaaatctatgcttttatttttcaactgtttaacctcacgtgctagaattctgatcggttcttcgttgtATGTCATATCAagttgaatctcaatctctgacggagaaatcacatgtgatggatcagatctatatcggtGCAACATCGAtccatgaaatacattatgaattttttctAACTCCGATGGTAAGGCTAATCGACATgctactggccctattctttcaatgatctcataccaTCCGATAAAAAgcgaactcaacttgcctttgcgaccaaaacgaagtattttcttctactgagatacttttagaaatactttattatcaatctgaaattcaatatctttccgtttcaaatccgcatacgatttctaacgatatgaagctgctttcaaacaatcacgaattactttcactttttcttcagtttctctaaccaaatcaaccccgtgaatctgtttctcactaagctcggtccagtacaatggagtactacatttgcgaccatacaaagcttcatgcggtgccatctttatgctcaattgaaagctgttattatacaaAAATTCAACCAGcgataaatatttctcccaatttccctcgaactctaaaacacaacatctgagcatgtcttcaagaatctgaattactctctcaaatTGACTATCAGTTtatggatgaaaagctgtactaaaattcgacttcgtacccaaagcttcttgcaatttcttccaaaaccataacgtaaacctcggatctctatctgaaataatcgaaatTGGTACCCCCCATGAAATCTAATGATTTCAGCaatgtataattcagctaatctatcgAGTGAATAATCAGTACTATCAGAATAAAATGTGCAGATTTCATCAATCGATCAATGCAACCCAAattacatctttctttttcagagacatgggtaatcccgatacgaaatctatagtcactctatcccatttccattctggtatcatcaCAAGCTGTAATAAACCTAAAGGTACTTGatgctcggctttcacttgttgacaaatcaaacacctcgatacaaattttaaaatatctcgtttcatgcccgaccaccaatataattgtttcaaatcattatacattttagtacttctcGGGTGAACAGAAGAACATCCACTGTGTGCTTcgtgcaaaattttctaaatgagcTCGGAATTCCTCAGTACATAGATTTTGTTtcgaaacattaaacaatcatcagctCCGATTTGAAAGTCTGAATCACAATTCAActcacattgttttcttttaaCTTGCAACTCTGTATcgcacttttgagcttcacaaatttgctgaagaaaaaccGGTTTAGcctttaactcagctaaaatcaaaccatcattagTCATAGGAAATCTCGTATTCATCGCTCTTAAAGCAAatagggattttctactcaaagcatctgcgactAAATTAGCTTTCCCcaaatgataatcaatcactaacttgtaatattttaataacttgagccatctccgttgtcacaaatttaaatatttctaagtcatAATattctttaaactcttatgatcagtaaagatgtaACGTTT contains the following coding sequences:
- the LOC108466725 gene encoding heat stress transcription factor B-3; translation: MESVMGSDNNKGLLEYVRKSTPPPFLLKTYMLVEDPITNDVISWNADGSGFVVWQPAEFARDLLPTLFKHSNFSSFVRQLNTYGFRKVATSRWEFSNEMFRKGEGELLSQIRRRKSWANRQQNSAIAQASSPLECEEDQRSSSTCSSSGFNNLMDENKRLRKENGALNWELTSMKSKFKELLDLVANYAQFEKEKDDDESPMLFGVKLEIEGDSERKRKRDEISESASVLLSQACK